Proteins from a genomic interval of Desulfovibrio piger:
- a CDS encoding adenylate kinase: MNILIFGPNGSGKGTQGNLVKAKYNLAHIESGAIFREHIGGGTELGKRAKEYIDRGDLVPDDITIPMVLETLKTKGKDGWLLDGFPRNMVQAQKLWEALQAEGLKLDYVIEILLPREIAKNRIMGRRLCKENNNHPNNIFIDAIKPNGDKCRVCGGELSTRSDDQDEAAINKRHDIYYNTENGTLAAAYFFKNLAAEGKTKYIELNGEGTIDSIKETLISQLS, encoded by the coding sequence ATGAATATCCTCATCTTTGGTCCCAACGGCAGCGGCAAGGGCACCCAGGGCAACCTGGTCAAGGCTAAGTACAATCTTGCTCACATCGAATCCGGCGCCATCTTCCGTGAGCACATCGGCGGCGGCACCGAGCTGGGCAAAAGGGCCAAGGAATACATCGATCGCGGCGACCTGGTGCCCGACGACATCACCATCCCCATGGTGCTGGAGACCCTGAAGACCAAGGGCAAGGACGGCTGGCTGCTGGACGGCTTCCCCCGCAACATGGTGCAGGCCCAGAAACTGTGGGAAGCCCTGCAGGCCGAAGGTCTGAAACTGGACTACGTCATCGAGATCCTGCTGCCCCGCGAGATCGCCAAGAACCGCATCATGGGCCGTCGCCTGTGCAAGGAAAACAACAACCATCCCAACAACATCTTCATCGACGCCATCAAGCCCAACGGTGACAAGTGCCGCGTCTGTGGCGGTGAGCTCTCCACCCGTTCCGACGACCAGGACGAAGCCGCCATCAACAAGCGTCACGACATCTACTACAACACCGAGAACGGCACCCTGGCCGCGGCCTACTTCTTCAAGAACCTGGCCGCCGAAGGCAAGACCAAGTACATCGAACTGAACGGCGAAGGCACCATCGACTCCATCAAGGAGACCCTGATCTCCCAGCTGAGCTAG
- a CDS encoding AsmA-like C-terminal region-containing protein has translation MPEPSRRLRLFLRCLAALLLGILLLAGAAMVYVQHNSVAITHALLEDFTQRTGLHLHVRSIGLSWLPPAVQADDVRIRIKELDISVRTARLRPRLTALLQGRLELEYVALQNPVLSGSLPLPTLDLRKLGSAAGGGSGDTGGLARLDGLLPGTLQIEIDQGNFSFQAQDASSLRAGNLSCVLHLRGLQDVRGKLQAGLIRNLAAGEEIPVLDLENLLVEGRSRPLRFLSDTPRLRLRTLLHLPPHLPRVRMNLDFTATAAGWQLDHDIQGDLMQDDEPIPFAVSGRLLQDRNAPQASVRRMLREVFLPDPQELAAAGKKGPATAPAPSAPQSPAADAAAAKTVPAPQVAPQPDLPAAGGTRPPVRLERIRLELGEDSATLDGNLILDKQRGPVLNGSLQAHRLSLTRWLGFARDLAPGLQMALDNITDSLLEFELDAEGLRVPYIVAHASGSRFTGSGGVARWAEPVVALDLTAPEVKLGRAIPEAVGTLPLQVYFPHGPLTSLRASRSTPLPPPDPATDLHIGYDIRLNARTVHYGPVTITGAAVVIEPGTPDKAGNGTAVIRATGDFYEGRLKGRCAIGGPSDMPTFDIDLRLDKVHGSKLVRDFDLIPVRRGMLSAQAAITSRGSDLDVFLKSMRGTVTADGSKGLLPAGGKKSLPFEKLSLRLDLQSARRDLRPTPARAGFEGRWTASLEGEDLSLTQKLDGLVWFGGKEFVAWQDLPGSLRLHLPSLEKDLLPQGMDLDADGVFSCAGPAGLKLKKATLSALGLQLKGDLDVSNGRSGLTWGGNVDLAARDLKHSLRQIRGSAPASLPASLNSLRLKGTASGTLDSLRLKDLRCSLGWQQMDGEAAVNWSGTPQLDLRLHAADFDLDRLLAEMFPDQARSKGRSKAPGAPWDLRFMKAFDAQGSLSVDRVRFMRLRMQQMTTRFSLKDGHLSVPALEGNFYNSRLRASGDFRFDRGLSYTTKVRALNINLDAASNDRNDKRAVRGLASVESEMSAHLTGSGQMPAALFGTWGVAIINGSYQNRDKAGRPGGKPTRFQRLSASGNMQGGVARSSNIFYQDAEMRVRGGGRIDFNNEDLDCNLFVKTDRMQEFPVRVTGKLHDPKTSVSAGTAILYAVTSLTHGIFELLGGVMEGTWNLFR, from the coding sequence ATGCCCGAACCATCCCGCCGCCTGCGTCTTTTCCTCCGCTGTCTGGCAGCCCTGCTGCTGGGCATCCTGTTGCTGGCCGGCGCGGCCATGGTCTATGTGCAGCACAATTCCGTCGCCATCACCCATGCCCTGCTGGAAGACTTCACCCAGCGTACGGGCCTCCACCTGCATGTCAGGTCCATCGGCCTTTCCTGGCTGCCTCCGGCCGTCCAGGCCGATGACGTGCGCATCCGCATCAAAGAGCTGGACATCTCCGTCCGCACGGCCCGCCTGCGCCCCCGCCTGACCGCCCTGCTGCAGGGACGGCTGGAACTGGAATACGTGGCCCTGCAGAATCCCGTGCTCTCCGGCAGCCTGCCGCTGCCCACGCTGGACCTGCGCAAGCTGGGCTCCGCCGCCGGGGGCGGCAGCGGCGATACGGGAGGGCTGGCCCGGCTGGACGGCCTGCTGCCCGGTACCCTCCAGATAGAGATAGACCAGGGCAATTTCTCCTTCCAGGCCCAGGACGCTTCTTCCCTGCGCGCGGGCAACCTTTCCTGCGTACTGCATCTGCGCGGTCTTCAGGACGTGCGCGGCAAGCTGCAGGCAGGTCTGATCCGCAACCTGGCCGCCGGGGAAGAGATCCCCGTGCTCGACCTGGAAAACCTGCTCGTGGAAGGCCGCAGCCGTCCGCTCCGTTTTTTGAGCGATACGCCCCGCCTGCGCCTGCGTACCCTGCTGCATCTGCCGCCCCACCTGCCCCGCGTACGCATGAACCTCGATTTCACGGCCACGGCCGCGGGCTGGCAGCTGGATCATGACATCCAGGGCGACCTGATGCAGGACGACGAGCCCATTCCCTTTGCCGTGTCCGGCCGCCTGCTGCAGGACAGGAACGCGCCGCAGGCCTCGGTACGGCGCATGCTGCGCGAGGTCTTCCTGCCCGATCCGCAGGAGCTGGCCGCAGCCGGAAAGAAAGGTCCCGCAACGGCTCCCGCCCCGTCCGCCCCCCAATCACCGGCCGCTGATGCCGCCGCTGCAAAGACAGTTCCCGCACCCCAGGTGGCCCCCCAGCCCGACCTGCCCGCTGCGGGAGGGACGCGCCCGCCCGTGCGCCTGGAACGCATCCGGCTGGAACTGGGCGAAGACAGCGCCACCCTCGACGGCAACCTGATCCTCGACAAACAGCGGGGCCCCGTCCTCAACGGCAGCCTGCAGGCCCACCGCCTGAGCCTGACACGCTGGCTGGGCTTTGCCCGTGATCTGGCCCCGGGCCTGCAGATGGCCCTGGACAACATCACGGACAGTCTTCTGGAATTCGAACTGGATGCCGAAGGCCTGCGCGTGCCCTATATCGTGGCCCATGCCTCGGGCTCGCGCTTTACCGGTTCCGGCGGCGTGGCCCGCTGGGCCGAGCCGGTGGTGGCCCTTGACCTGACCGCCCCGGAAGTAAAGCTGGGCCGGGCCATCCCGGAAGCCGTGGGCACCCTGCCCCTGCAGGTCTATTTCCCACACGGGCCCCTGACCAGCCTGCGGGCCTCGCGCTCCACGCCGCTGCCGCCGCCCGATCCCGCCACGGACCTGCACATCGGTTATGACATCCGCCTCAATGCCCGCACCGTGCATTACGGCCCTGTGACCATCACCGGCGCGGCCGTGGTCATCGAACCCGGCACCCCCGACAAGGCCGGCAACGGTACGGCCGTGATCCGGGCCACGGGCGACTTTTACGAAGGCCGCCTCAAGGGCCGCTGCGCCATCGGCGGGCCTTCGGACATGCCCACCTTCGACATCGACCTGCGCCTGGACAAGGTCCACGGCAGCAAGCTGGTCAGGGATTTCGACCTCATCCCCGTACGGCGCGGCATGCTGTCCGCCCAGGCGGCCATCACCAGCCGGGGCAGCGACCTGGACGTGTTCCTGAAGAGCATGCGCGGCACGGTCACGGCCGACGGCAGCAAGGGCCTGCTGCCCGCCGGAGGCAAGAAGAGCCTGCCCTTCGAAAAACTCTCGCTGCGCCTCGACCTGCAAAGCGCCCGCCGCGACCTGCGCCCCACTCCGGCCCGGGCCGGTTTCGAAGGCCGCTGGACGGCCTCGCTGGAGGGCGAGGATCTTTCCCTGACCCAGAAGCTGGACGGCCTCGTCTGGTTCGGCGGCAAGGAGTTCGTGGCCTGGCAGGATCTGCCCGGTTCCCTGCGCCTGCACCTGCCGTCCCTTGAAAAGGATCTGCTGCCCCAGGGCATGGATCTGGATGCCGACGGCGTGTTCAGCTGTGCGGGCCCTGCCGGGCTGAAGCTGAAAAAGGCCACGCTCTCGGCGCTGGGCCTGCAGCTCAAGGGCGATCTGGACGTCAGCAACGGCCGCAGCGGCCTGACCTGGGGCGGGAACGTGGACCTTGCCGCCCGCGACCTGAAGCACAGCCTCCGGCAGATCCGGGGCAGTGCGCCCGCCTCCCTGCCCGCCTCCCTCAACAGCCTGCGCCTCAAGGGCACGGCCTCCGGTACCCTGGACAGCCTGCGCCTCAAGGATCTGCGCTGCAGCCTGGGCTGGCAGCAGATGGACGGCGAAGCTGCCGTGAACTGGAGCGGCACCCCGCAACTGGACCTGCGCCTGCATGCCGCGGACTTCGATCTGGACCGCCTGCTGGCGGAGATGTTCCCCGACCAGGCCCGCAGCAAGGGACGGAGCAAGGCCCCGGGCGCTCCCTGGGACCTGCGCTTCATGAAGGCCTTCGATGCCCAGGGGAGCCTGAGCGTGGACAGGGTGCGCTTCATGCGCCTGCGCATGCAGCAGATGACCACCCGCTTCAGCCTCAAGGACGGCCACCTTTCCGTGCCTGCGCTGGAAGGCAACTTTTACAATTCGCGCCTGCGTGCCTCGGGCGACTTCCGCTTCGACCGGGGCCTGAGCTACACCACCAAGGTCAGGGCCCTGAACATCAACCTCGACGCCGCCAGCAACGACCGCAACGACAAGCGCGCCGTGCGGGGGCTGGCCTCGGTGGAATCGGAGATGAGCGCCCACCTGACCGGCAGCGGCCAGATGCCCGCGGCCCTTTTCGGCACCTGGGGCGTGGCCATCATCAACGGCAGCTACCAGAACCGCGACAAGGCCGGGCGGCCCGGCGGCAAGCCCACCCGCTTCCAGCGCCTCAGCGCCTCGGGCAACATGCAGGGCGGTGTGGCCCGCAGCAGCAACATCTTTTATCAGGATGCCGAGATGCGCGTGCGCGGCGGCGGCCGCATCGACTTCAACAACGAAGACCTGGACTGCAACCTTTTCGTCAAGACCGACCGCATGCAGGAATTCCCCGTGCGCGTGACCGGCAAGCTCCATGATCCCAAGACCTCGGTCAGCGCAGGGACGGCCATCCTCTACGCCGTCACCAGCCTGACCCACGGCATCTTCGAGCTGCTGGGCGGGGTCATGGAAGGCACCTGGAACCTGTTCCGCTGA
- a CDS encoding radical SAM protein: MATAKIEPHMVMADAQGNIYDDPDLLMVCRRGEEWGTPRPDELMPLPEESELFLLPGRRAVGLNPETGEIECTEDLAVAAFAAPAHTLSAHPAYTSDADAPLLPLFAYGAVGFAKGRFYICARKVDADQRQEFRHIPRSRIEKNVRALLRQFPKNRLVGHILEDCVMKYDCPAARNFALGRFEAPLPSSRTCNARCVGCISEQDKDSPINVTPQCRLTFTPTPEELVEVMSFHAGRETKTPIYSFGQGCEGDPLMNPDLLVESVRLFRSRGGVGTVNCNTNASRTEAVERLAQAGLSSIRVSLNSARPEVYERYYRPHGYSFDDVRRSIAVARKNGLWVSLNLLFFPGVTDSEGELEALARLVGEDGVSMIQWRNLNIDPEWYLGLMRGIDHGPIMGLSLFMKRLKKLCPWLRFGYFNPYVGEKAELTAPLPGQWQMPDLSVADAPLAGPASEDAAGEADAEAGA; the protein is encoded by the coding sequence ATGGCAACAGCAAAGATCGAACCGCATATGGTCATGGCCGATGCCCAGGGCAACATCTATGATGATCCCGACCTGCTCATGGTCTGCCGCCGCGGCGAGGAATGGGGCACGCCCCGTCCTGACGAACTCATGCCCCTGCCCGAGGAGAGCGAGCTCTTCCTCCTGCCCGGACGCCGGGCCGTGGGCCTGAACCCCGAGACCGGCGAGATAGAGTGCACCGAGGATCTGGCCGTGGCCGCCTTTGCCGCACCGGCCCATACGCTCTCCGCCCATCCGGCCTACACCAGCGATGCCGACGCCCCCCTGCTGCCCCTGTTCGCCTATGGCGCCGTGGGCTTCGCCAAGGGGCGCTTCTACATCTGTGCCCGCAAGGTGGATGCCGACCAGCGTCAGGAGTTCCGCCACATCCCGCGTTCCCGCATCGAAAAGAACGTGCGGGCCCTGCTGCGCCAGTTCCCCAAGAACCGTCTGGTGGGCCACATCCTCGAAGACTGCGTCATGAAGTACGACTGCCCGGCGGCTCGCAACTTTGCCCTGGGCCGCTTCGAGGCGCCCCTGCCCAGCTCGCGCACCTGCAATGCCCGCTGTGTGGGCTGTATCTCCGAGCAGGACAAGGATTCGCCCATCAACGTGACGCCCCAGTGCCGCCTGACCTTCACCCCCACCCCCGAGGAACTGGTGGAAGTCATGAGCTTCCATGCCGGCCGCGAGACGAAGACGCCCATCTATTCCTTCGGGCAGGGCTGTGAGGGCGATCCCCTCATGAATCCCGACCTGCTGGTGGAAAGCGTGCGCCTGTTCCGCAGCCGGGGCGGTGTGGGCACGGTCAACTGCAATACCAACGCCTCCCGCACCGAGGCCGTGGAGCGTCTGGCCCAGGCGGGCCTCTCCAGCATCCGCGTCAGCCTCAACAGCGCCCGGCCCGAAGTCTACGAGCGCTACTACCGCCCCCACGGCTACAGCTTCGACGACGTGCGCCGCTCCATCGCCGTGGCCCGGAAGAACGGTCTCTGGGTCTCGCTGAACCTGCTCTTCTTCCCCGGTGTCACCGACAGCGAAGGCGAGCTGGAAGCCCTGGCCCGTCTGGTGGGCGAGGACGGCGTGAGCATGATCCAGTGGCGTAACCTCAACATCGACCCCGAATGGTATCTGGGCCTCATGCGCGGCATCGACCACGGCCCCATCATGGGCCTCAGCCTGTTCATGAAGCGTCTGAAAAAGCTCTGCCCCTGGCTGCGCTTCGGCTACTTCAACCCCTATGTGGGCGAGAAGGCCGAGCTTACGGCGCCCCTGCCCGGGCAGTGGCAGATGCCTGATCTTTCCGTGGCCGACGCCCCCCTGGCCGGGCCCGCTTCGGAAGATGCCGCCGGGGAGGCGGACGCGGAAGCTGGAGCATAG
- a CDS encoding flavodoxin, with amino-acid sequence MSKVLIVFGSSTGNTEGIAQKLEEIIAAAGHDVTLKNAADVDADGLAEGYDAVLLGCSAWGDDELELQDDFIPLYENMEAMGLSGVKLSAFASGDSSYTHFCGAVDAIEAKGKDLGAQIVAEGLKVDGTVSDAPDAVQEFAAAVLAAL; translated from the coding sequence ATGAGCAAAGTCCTGATCGTTTTTGGTTCCAGCACCGGCAATACCGAGGGCATCGCCCAGAAACTGGAAGAGATCATCGCCGCCGCAGGCCATGACGTCACGCTGAAAAACGCCGCCGACGTGGATGCCGACGGTCTGGCCGAAGGCTATGATGCCGTGCTGCTGGGCTGCTCCGCCTGGGGTGACGACGAGCTGGAGCTGCAGGACGATTTCATCCCTCTTTATGAGAACATGGAAGCCATGGGCCTTTCGGGCGTCAAACTGTCGGCGTTTGCCTCCGGCGACAGTTCCTACACGCATTTTTGCGGTGCGGTGGACGCCATCGAGGCCAAAGGAAAGGACCTGGGTGCGCAGATCGTGGCTGAGGGGCTGAAAGTGGACGGTACCGTCAGCGATGCCCCTGATGCCGTGCAGGAATTTGCGGCTGCTGTTCTGGCAGCATTGTAG
- the galE gene encoding UDP-glucose 4-epimerase GalE, whose amino-acid sequence MAILVCGGAGYIGSHAVHALAAAGQEVVVVDNLQTGHAAAVAGKAAFVQGDIRDAACLDGIFRRFRIDGVMHFAADSQVGESMVDPLKYFNNNVGGMQSLLEAMVRHGVGRIVFSSSAAVYGEPDSVPISEDAPTRPTNPYGHSKLMMEAMMRWVSVAHGIRYVSLRYFNVAGALADGSIGEDHSPESHLIPLVLQVPLGRRPHITIFGDDYATPDGTCIRDYIAVTDLVDAHMRALDHLQRGGDDLICNLGNGQGFSVREIVDCARKATGHEIPVVMGQRRAGDPARLVASARKAQQVLGWQPQLGVEAIIESAWRWHREHPHGYGERQ is encoded by the coding sequence ATGGCGATCCTTGTTTGCGGCGGTGCGGGCTATATCGGTTCCCACGCGGTCCATGCCCTGGCAGCGGCCGGTCAGGAGGTCGTGGTGGTGGACAATCTCCAGACGGGCCATGCCGCCGCCGTGGCGGGCAAGGCTGCCTTCGTGCAGGGCGACATCCGCGATGCCGCCTGTCTGGACGGCATCTTCCGCCGTTTCCGCATCGACGGCGTCATGCACTTCGCCGCCGATTCGCAGGTGGGCGAGAGCATGGTCGATCCCCTCAAGTACTTCAACAATAATGTGGGCGGGATGCAGAGCCTGCTGGAAGCCATGGTCCGTCATGGCGTGGGCCGCATCGTGTTCTCGTCCTCGGCGGCGGTCTACGGCGAGCCCGACAGCGTGCCCATCAGCGAGGATGCCCCCACCCGGCCCACCAATCCTTACGGGCACAGCAAACTGATGATGGAGGCCATGATGCGCTGGGTCTCGGTGGCCCACGGCATCCGCTATGTCTCCCTGCGTTATTTCAATGTGGCCGGGGCTCTGGCCGACGGCAGCATCGGCGAGGACCACAGCCCCGAGAGCCATCTCATCCCCCTGGTCCTGCAAGTGCCGCTGGGCCGGCGGCCGCATATCACCATCTTCGGTGATGATTACGCTACGCCCGACGGGACCTGCATCCGCGACTACATCGCCGTCACCGACCTGGTGGACGCCCATATGAGGGCCCTGGACCATCTGCAGCGCGGCGGTGATGACCTCATCTGCAACCTGGGCAACGGGCAGGGCTTTTCCGTGCGCGAGATCGTGGACTGCGCCCGCAAGGCGACCGGTCACGAGATCCCCGTGGTCATGGGGCAGCGGCGCGCGGGCGATCCGGCCCGTCTGGTGGCTTCCGCCCGCAAGGCGCAGCAGGTGCTGGGCTGGCAGCCGCAGCTGGGTGTGGAGGCCATCATCGAATCGGCCTGGCGCTGGCACCGGGAACATCCGCACGGTTACGGCGAACGGCAGTAA
- a CDS encoding bifunctional methionine sulfoxide reductase B/A protein produces MYGYPCARRAFSFFILMLVLVLSGTGAAAAELSRPTFDPLREKAPMNNDGFRIIARGDAAVPPLTPREADIILRKATEAPWSGEYEKNTAAGTYLCRQCGVALYRSSDKFDSGCGWPAFDDALPGMVRRQPDADGHRVEIVCEHCGAHLGHVFEGEGLTAKNTRHCVNSLSMRFAPAGSEKEKLGLALYEQVRNTQVAVLAGGCFWGVEDALSKLPGVVDVRSGYTGGHTDRPSYEDVCRGDTGHAEAVLVRFDPKKISYEAIVRRFFEVHDPTQLDRQGPDVGSQYRSAIFWLDESQKRTAQKLMDELRGLGYDVVTRLEKAGAFYEAEAYHQDFARRTGRGGCHLAVPRFERRADGSPR; encoded by the coding sequence ATGTACGGCTATCCCTGCGCGCGACGCGCCTTTTCCTTTTTCATCCTGATGCTGGTCCTGGTCCTTTCCGGGACCGGTGCCGCGGCTGCGGAACTTTCCCGCCCCACCTTTGACCCCTTACGGGAGAAAGCCCCCATGAATAATGACGGATTCCGGATCATTGCCCGCGGTGATGCCGCGGTGCCGCCCCTGACGCCCCGCGAGGCGGACATCATCCTCCGCAAGGCCACGGAAGCCCCGTGGTCCGGTGAGTACGAAAAGAACACGGCCGCCGGGACCTACCTGTGCCGCCAGTGCGGCGTGGCCCTGTACCGTTCTTCGGACAAGTTCGATTCCGGGTGCGGCTGGCCCGCCTTCGACGATGCCCTGCCGGGCATGGTGCGCCGCCAGCCCGATGCCGACGGCCACCGGGTGGAGATCGTCTGCGAGCACTGCGGCGCCCACCTGGGGCATGTTTTTGAGGGCGAAGGCCTGACGGCCAAGAACACCCGCCATTGCGTCAACTCCCTGTCCATGCGCTTCGCCCCTGCGGGCAGCGAAAAGGAAAAGCTGGGCCTGGCCCTGTACGAGCAGGTGCGCAACACCCAGGTGGCCGTGCTGGCGGGCGGCTGCTTCTGGGGCGTGGAAGATGCCCTGAGCAAGCTCCCCGGTGTGGTGGACGTGCGGTCCGGCTACACGGGCGGCCATACCGACCGGCCTTCCTATGAGGATGTCTGCCGGGGCGATACCGGCCATGCCGAAGCCGTGCTGGTGCGCTTCGATCCCAAAAAGATCAGCTATGAGGCCATCGTACGCCGCTTTTTCGAAGTCCACGATCCCACCCAGCTGGACAGGCAGGGCCCGGACGTCGGCAGCCAGTACCGTTCCGCCATCTTCTGGCTGGACGAGTCCCAGAAACGGACGGCCCAGAAGCTCATGGATGAGCTGCGCGGTCTGGGCTATGACGTGGTGACCCGTCTGGAAAAGGCCGGGGCCTTCTACGAGGCCGAGGCCTACCATCAGGATTTTGCCCGCCGCACGGGCCGGGGCGGCTGCCATCTGGCCGTGCCCCGCTTCGAGCGCCGTGCTGACGGCAGCCCGCGCTAG
- a CDS encoding IS1 family transposase (programmed frameshift), with protein MQYCPKCASERIVKNGRHLERQRFRCKDCGFQFTRDTPRGRPATEKAMAILLYTLGLSFNAIARIYGVATSTVMRWVRDFAEKTYEKPSPGEAVIIELDEMWHYLHFKKNKLWLWKAYCRDTGQLIDWECGNRDQSTLARLMARLRRWSVWFFCTDNWKVYPREIPEDDLIQGKRGTVRIERNNARQRHWFARFKRKSQVVSRSLRMVDLTISLFARFHVNGQREDILSFF; from the exons ATGCAATACTGTCCAAAATGTGCGTCAGAGCGGATTGTGAAGAATGGAAGACACTTGGAGCGTCAGAGATTTCGCTGCAAAGACTGCGGTTTTCAATTTACCCGTGACACTCCCAGAGGACGACCGGCAACGGAAAAGGCAATGGCCATCCTGCTTTATACTTTGGGCCTTTCGTTTAATGCCATAGCACGTATTTATGGAGTTGCAACATCGACCGTCATGCGTTGGGTCCGGGATTTCGCTGAAAAAACTTATGAAAAGCCTTCTCCTGGGGAAGCTGTCATCATAGAACTTGATGAGATGTGGCACTATTTGCATT TCAAAAAAAACAAACTATGGCTCTGGAAAGCTTATTGTCGCGATACCGGTCAACTCATTGACTGGGAATGTGGCAATCGTGACCAAAGCACTCTTGCAAGATTGATGGCAAGGCTTCGCCGTTGGTCTGTCTGGTTCTTCTGTACCGACAACTGGAAAGTATATCCACGGGAAATACCCGAGGACGACCTCATTCAAGGAAAACGGGGAACCGTGCGAATTGAACGAAATAATGCCCGCCAAAGACACTGGTTTGCCCGTTTCAAACGTAAATCTCAGGTGGTTTCAAGGTCCTTGCGAATGGTTGATCTCACAATATCTCTCTTTGCCAGATTTCATGTGAACGGGCAAAGAGAAGATATTTTATCATTCTTTTAG
- a CDS encoding MFS transporter: protein MELTISTPRLAAARILPRTPRAFYRTAINAFFFVMGMVFASWAVRIPDIKAALQMSDAALGSVLLAAPLGEMLSIAPTAWLIGRFRSRRVIMLGLMLMPCALLSLALAGSPHWLAAALLGFGFANNMLNISLNAQAVGVETLYGRSIMATFHGMWSLGGVAGCIIGSIVAPLGVAPLPHFAAIFVITLATLCCLRTWTMPREVRIGAAAPESGKRSFRPDLYLTLLGCIALGSMATEGAMYDWSSVYFAQVVQPGESLIRAGYLACMCAMVTGRLLADGLVNRFGVTPVLQLSGLCIAAGLSLALLWPDLLPATAGLALVGFGMASVVPLCYSLAGKSTRVPPSVAISLVSSLSFLGFLGCPPMVGFLSHQFDLRWALSPIVVVGVAIFCLAPLVRRIKA, encoded by the coding sequence ATGGAACTGACCATCTCCACTCCCCGCCTGGCCGCGGCCCGCATCCTGCCGCGTACGCCCCGGGCCTTCTATCGTACCGCCATCAATGCCTTTTTCTTCGTCATGGGCATGGTCTTCGCCTCCTGGGCCGTCCGCATCCCGGACATCAAGGCCGCCCTGCAGATGAGCGACGCGGCTCTGGGCAGCGTCCTGCTGGCCGCCCCTCTGGGCGAGATGCTCTCCATCGCGCCCACGGCCTGGCTCATCGGCCGCTTCCGCAGCCGCCGCGTCATCATGCTGGGGCTCATGCTCATGCCCTGCGCCCTGCTCTCCCTGGCCCTGGCCGGCAGCCCGCACTGGCTGGCCGCGGCCCTGCTGGGTTTCGGCTTTGCCAACAACATGCTCAACATCTCCCTCAATGCCCAGGCCGTGGGCGTGGAGACCCTTTACGGCCGCAGCATCATGGCCACCTTCCACGGCATGTGGAGCCTGGGCGGGGTGGCCGGCTGCATCATCGGCTCCATCGTGGCGCCGCTGGGCGTGGCGCCCCTGCCCCACTTTGCCGCCATCTTCGTCATCACGCTGGCGACGCTGTGCTGCCTGCGCACCTGGACCATGCCCCGGGAAGTGCGCATCGGCGCCGCAGCGCCCGAAAGCGGGAAGCGCTCCTTCCGCCCCGACCTCTATCTGACCCTGCTCGGTTGCATCGCCCTGGGCAGCATGGCCACGGAAGGCGCCATGTATGACTGGAGCTCCGTCTATTTCGCCCAGGTGGTCCAGCCGGGCGAGAGCCTCATCCGCGCCGGCTACCTGGCCTGCATGTGTGCCATGGTCACGGGCCGCCTGCTGGCCGACGGTCTGGTGAACCGCTTCGGGGTCACGCCCGTGCTCCAGCTGAGCGGCCTCTGCATCGCCGCCGGTCTGAGCCTGGCCCTGCTCTGGCCCGACCTGCTGCCCGCCACGGCGGGGCTGGCCCTGGTGGGCTTCGGCATGGCCTCCGTGGTGCCGCTCTGCTACAGCCTGGCGGGCAAGTCCACGCGCGTGCCGCCCAGCGTGGCCATCTCGCTGGTCTCGTCCCTCAGTTTCCTGGGCTTTTTGGGCTGCCCCCCCATGGTGGGCTTCCTTTCCCATCAGTTCGATCTGCGCTGGGCCCTGTCGCCCATCGTGGTGGTGGGCGTGGCCATCTTTTGCCTGGCGCCGCTGGTCCGGCGCATCAAGGCCTAA